The nucleotide window AGACCATTCTCAACGCCGAGATTCCCGTCATCGTCTACGTGGCTCCGACGGGCGCCCGGGCGGCTTCGGCCGGCGTCTTCATCACCATGGCGGCGCACGTGGCGGCGATGGCTCCCGCCACCAACATCGGCGCGGCCCACCCCGTGGCGGCGAGTGGTGGCGAGATGGGCAAGGAGATGTCCAAGAAGGTCGCGAACGACGCGGCCGCCTTCGCCCGCAGCCTGGCCGCGGAGCGCGGTCGCAACGTCGAATGGGCGGAGAAGGCCGTTCGCGCGTCGGTGTCGGTGACGGAGCGCGAGGCGGTGAAGCTCAAGGTCGTGGATCTGATCGCTGACAACCTCCAGGACCTGCTCGCCAAGGTGGACGGCCGGACGGTCAAGACCGTGCGCGGCACCGTAACGCTCGAGACGCGGAACGCCGAGGTGAAGCGGATCGAGGTCGGGTTCCGCGACAGGTTCCTTGCGCTCATCACGGATCCCAACATCGCGTACATCCTCATGATGGTCGGCATGCTGGGAATCTTCTTCGAGCTGCAGAACCCCGGGGTGGTCCTGCCGGGCGTCATCGGCGGCATCTCCCTCATCCTCGCCTTCTTCGCCTTCCAGAGCCTGCCGATCAATTGGGCGGGTGTCCTGCTTATCCTGTTCGGGGTGGCGCTGCTCATCGCGGAGATCAAGATCGCGAGCCACGGGGTGCTCACCATCGGAGGCGTCGTCGCCATGGTCCTGGGCTCCTTCATGCTCTACGAAGCGCCCGAGCTGGGGTTCCGCGTCTCGTGGACGGTGATCCTCCCGACGGTGGGCGCGATGGCGGGCCTCATCGCCTGGGCGGTGTCGGCGGGACTGCGCGCGATGATGAAGCCGTCGGTGACGGGGCCGGAGAGCATGGTGGGCCGCCTCGCGGTGGCCCGCTCAGTCTTGGGACCGGCTGGGGGGCCCGACGGGCAGGTGCAGGTGGATGGCGAGATATGGCGCGCGGTGGCCGACGGGGGCGTGATCCCCGCAGGCGAGAAGGTACGCGTGACTGCGGTGGATGGGCTGACGCTCAGGGTCAGCCGCGCGGGCGACAGGCCCTAACCCCTTAGGAGGCTCCGACCATGCGTGGTCTCGACTGGACGCTCGGCCTGATCCCCGTCGTCGTCATCGCCTTCTTCGTCCTGCTCAACTCGGTGCGGATCCTGCGCGAGTACGAGCGGGCGGTCATCTTCCGCTTCGGCCGGCAGTCGCCGGCCATCATCAACCCGGGCGGCGACGGCACCGGCCCTGGGCTCATCCTGCTGATTCCCTTCGTCGACAAGATGGTCAAGGTGAGCCTGCGGACGGTGGTCATGGACGTGCCGCCGCAGGACGTGATCACCCGCGATAACGTCTCGGTCAAGGTCAACGCGGTCATCTTCTTCCGCGTGCTGGACGCCAACAAGGCCGTGATCAGCGTCGAGGACTACCTCTACGCGACCTCCCAGATGGCGCAGACGACGCTCCGGAGCGTGCTGGGCCAGCAGGAGCTGGATGACCTGTTGGCCTCGCGGGAAAAGATCAACGAGGAGCTGACCCGCATCATCGACCAGCACACGACCCCGTGGGGCGTGAAGGTGGCCGCGGTCGAGGTCAAGAACGTGGACCTGCCCCAGGACATGCAGCGGGCGATGTCGAAGCAGGCCGAAGCCGAGCGCGAGCGGCGGGCGAAGGTCATCAACGCGGAGGGCGAGTTCCAGGCCGCGGCGAAGCTGGCCGAGGCGGCCGCCGTCCTGACCCGTTTCCCGATCGCGGTCCAGCTCCGGTATCTGCAGACCATGCGGGAGATCGCGTCGGAGCGGAACACCACGACGTTCTTCCCGCTGCCCATCGACCTGTTCGCGCCGATCCTGCGCGCCCTCGGGGAGAGCCAGGCGGCCAAGCCCTGAGGACAGTTCCTGTCGGGGCGCCGTGCGGCTTGTAGGCGCGGAGCGGCGCGGGTAGAATGACCGGGTTGCTTCGGAATGACCCTGTTGCTTCGGGGGGTTAGCTCAGTTGGGAGAGCGCGGC belongs to Candidatus Methylomirabilota bacterium and includes:
- a CDS encoding nodulation protein NfeD; the encoded protein is TILNAEIPVIVYVAPTGARAASAGVFITMAAHVAAMAPATNIGAAHPVAASGGEMGKEMSKKVANDAAAFARSLAAERGRNVEWAEKAVRASVSVTEREAVKLKVVDLIADNLQDLLAKVDGRTVKTVRGTVTLETRNAEVKRIEVGFRDRFLALITDPNIAYILMMVGMLGIFFELQNPGVVLPGVIGGISLILAFFAFQSLPINWAGVLLILFGVALLIAEIKIASHGVLTIGGVVAMVLGSFMLYEAPELGFRVSWTVILPTVGAMAGLIAWAVSAGLRAMMKPSVTGPESMVGRLAVARSVLGPAGGPDGQVQVDGEIWRAVADGGVIPAGEKVRVTAVDGLTLRVSRAGDRP
- a CDS encoding slipin family protein → MRGLDWTLGLIPVVVIAFFVLLNSVRILREYERAVIFRFGRQSPAIINPGGDGTGPGLILLIPFVDKMVKVSLRTVVMDVPPQDVITRDNVSVKVNAVIFFRVLDANKAVISVEDYLYATSQMAQTTLRSVLGQQELDDLLASREKINEELTRIIDQHTTPWGVKVAAVEVKNVDLPQDMQRAMSKQAEAERERRAKVINAEGEFQAAAKLAEAAAVLTRFPIAVQLRYLQTMREIASERNTTTFFPLPIDLFAPILRALGESQAAKP